From one Triticum urartu cultivar G1812 chromosome 3, Tu2.1, whole genome shotgun sequence genomic stretch:
- the LOC125543907 gene encoding mitochondrial carrier protein CoAc1 yields the protein MGSSQESTFSSASTAAQVNALGLLPVYAKELIAGGAAGAFAKTAVAPLERVKILLQTRTQGFQSLGIVQSLRKLWQYEGIRGFYKGNGVSVLRIVPYAALHYMTYEQYRCWILNNAPSVGTGPVVDLFAGSAAGGTAVLCTYPLDLARTKLAYQVSNVAQPVNSLGNFGRQPVYNGVKDVFKTVYKEGGVRSLYRGIGPTLIGILPYAGLKFYIYEDLKSRVPEDYKRSVILKLSCGALAGLFGQTLTYPLDVVRRQMQVQNKQPQNANDAFRIRGTFQGLFLIIRCQGWRQLFAGLSLNYVKVVPSVAIGFTTYDMMKNLLGVPPREKAHPLTGNSNK from the exons ATGGGTTCCTCGCAAGAATCCACATTTTCATCTGCCTCAACCGCCGCACAAGTGAATGCTTTGGGCTTACTACCTGTCTATGCCAAGGAGCTTATTGCTGGTGGTGCAGCTGGTGCATTCGCAAAGACTGCCGTCGCGCCACTTGAGAGGGTAAAGATCTTATTGCAG ACAAGAACCCAAGGGTTTCAATCCCTTGGGATTGTCCAATCCTTGAGGAAGCTGTGGCAATACGAGGGAATTCGAGGTTTCTACAA AGGAAATGGTGTGAGTGTGCTTCGGATTGTTCCATATGCAGCATTGCATTACATGACATATGAGCAGTATAGGTGCTGGATACTGAATAATGCGCCATCAGTGGGTACAGGACCTGTGGTTGATCTGTTCGCTGGCTCAGCTGCTGGCGGAACTGCAGTTCTGTGTACCTACCCTTTAGACTTGGCTAGGACCAAGCTGGCATACCAG GTTTCAAATGTAGCCCAACCTGTCAATTCATTGGGAAATTTTGGCCGCCAACCAGTATATAATGGTGTAAAGGATGTTTTTAAAACTGTTTACAAGGAAGGAGGTGTACGATCTTTGTACCGTGGGATAG GCCCAACCTTGATCGGTATTCTTCCATACGCGGGTCTGAAATTTTACATATATGAGGACCTAAAATCTCGTGTTCCAGAAGATTACAAGAGATCTGTTATATTGAAGCTCTCTTGTGGGGCTTTGGCCGGTCTTTTTGGACAAACCCTCACTTATCCACTGGATGTTGTCCGAAGGCAAATGCAG GTTCAGAACAAGCAGCCCCAGAATGCAAATGATGCCTTCCGCATAAGAGGAACATTTCAGGGTCTCTTTCTTATCATTCGGTGCCAGGGGTGGAGACAACTGTTCGCTGGCTTGAGCCTTAATTATGTCAAG GTTGTCCCTTCAGTTGCTATTGGTTTCACCACATATGACATGATGAAAAATTTGCTGGGAGTACCTCCACGCGAGAAAGCTCATCCGTTGACTGGTAACAGCAACAAATGA
- the LOC125543908 gene encoding uncharacterized protein LOC125543908 isoform X2, with amino-acid sequence MDALSSMLDKAKDKVKSNPDVMEKVNSVLDKVKNHPEVMEKVAEVLHLGKRESKEKEPEAEDKTKEGETSADKTQDSNILDQAVEEIQAVVAAVQQQETTGDETQVPVEAAAETDAPAQEEKREVEKDNPKNRIDFLGFFAMIFERFCSPADKKKD; translated from the exons ATGGATGCCTTAAGTTCAATGCTCGACAAGGCGAAAGACAAGGTGAAAAGCAACCCTGATGTGATGGAGAAAGTCAATTCGGTCCTCGACAAGGTTAAGAACCACCCAGAAGTCATGGAGAAAGTTGCTGAGGTTTTACATCTGGGAAAACGTG AATCCAAAGAGAAAGAACCCGAGGCCGAGGACAAGACAAAAGAAGGCGAGACCTCTGCCGACAAGACCCAAGACTCAAACATCCTAGACCAGGCCGTGGAAGAAATTCAGGCTGTTGTGGCAGCTGTGCAGCAGCAGGAAACAACCGGGGATGAAACTCAAGTTCCAGTCGAGGCTGCTGCCGAAACTGACGCTCCAGCTCAAGAAGAAAAACGGGAGGTGGAGAAAGACAACCCCAAGAACCGAATCGACTTCCTTGGATTCTTCGCCATGATCTTTGAGAGGTTCTGCTCCCCAGCTGACAAGAAGAAAGACTAG